The segment TGTTCGTGGTCGTAATGCGAATGTAAATACCTTCTTCTTTATTGTGCCCGCAAGGACGTTTTCGGGATCCGGAGAAACGATGCCCGCTGTAAGCTTTTCAGGAAGCTATGTGAATGACAATACGGTTGAAGGAACACTTTCGCAAAGCATTGCCATAACCGGGCAACCGACACGAGTATTTACATCAACGCTTCGCATTTCCAAATAGGAAACGAAGGATGAAATGGAAAAAATGGTAACTTTATTTAACAAAAAAAGTGAGACTGTATGAAAGTAAGAAACATCTCGATGGCAATCGGCGCAGCGGTATTTTTGCTGGCTACAGGGTGCCACACCTTTAAGCCTGCAGCCCCAAAACCGATGACATTCCAATGCAATTTGCCGCGTGCCGAGTTTATGAAAAAAGCCAAAGAGCTTTTGGAGAGAAATCGGTACACGGTGGATGTTTATGATGAAGAAAAAGGCGAAATCGAGGCCGACCGCGTGCCAACCTATAATGGCATCGGCGAAAACTTGATCGTTCGTGGGCCGTATGTCTTTAACGTGGTTTATAACAACGGAACCGTTACGGTAGTTGTACAAACCGTTCACGACCGTGATGGAAAGCCCTATGCCGTAGAAAGCCACGACGAAGGCTCTGATATCGGAGAACGCCGCAATTTTATGCCGGTTGTCGAAGGCTTGAAAGCCTCTTGCAAATAATTTTGCAACTTTGCTCATAAAACCATTCAAGCGAGGCGCACTGCGCCTCGCTTGGGTTTAAACAAAATTTGAGAATAAAAATGAGAAACAGAATAAATACACTTGCTCTTGCAGTCGTTCTTACCTTTGTTTGCGGGAGTGCTTCGTGCGGCTTTGCCAATAGCGTTCGCGTAGCGCGGCCGATGGTGATACGCTGCACAAAGCCCACGCTCGAACGGCATCACTTAATTCTAGAAGCGCTCACGCGGCATAGTTTTCAATTGGTAAAAGAAGATCGGGTTACAGGCATCTACACCGCGGCACGGTTTCCTTCGCCCGTGTTCCTTGGCGACCAAGTGATGTTTCAAGGTGGGCTGCATTTGAAAGTGGTTTCGGATAGCAGCAGTATTACGCTCTTTCTTTATAAAGCAATGGACGCTGAAACCGACAACCCGAAGTTTGAAGTCAGTTATGATGAGCGGAATTCGCCGTTATACATTAAGCCGTTTTTTGATGGCCTATTATCGGATTTGCGAAAAGCGTGTGCAGAATAATGTTAAGACGATCGATTCCCATATAAATTTTTTTAGGCTAAATCTTCAAGCATCAAGAAAAACTGAGAAGAATAGGAATGAAATAATTAAAGGATAGGAAACACGAAATCGCGTATTTTCCAAAAAAAATCGATCAAAAATTGAAAATGGCGCGATTCATTTCCCGAGATCTCAGTTGGTTGGCTTTCAATGCCAGAGTGTTAGAGGAGGCGCGAGACCAAACCGTCCCACTCCTTGATCGCTTAAAATTCCTCGCCATTTTTTCCTTAAACCTCGACGAATTCTATTCCGTTCGAATCGCTGCGCTCAAGCAGCAAGTGGAGCAATTAAAGCGCGAAAAAGGAGAGGACGAACCGCAAGAAATCCTCTTACGACTGCATCAAGAAATCAATCGGCTTCAAGAGCAATTCGGGTCTTGTTATAGAGATCAGATTCTTCCCGAACTGAAAAAAAATGGCATCGAGATCATTTCCGAAGCAGCGTTGACGGAAGAGGAAGGCAATTTTGTGCGCGATTATTTTAAGAGTACGGTCATCGGTGAACTGGGTCAAATCTACATTTTAGGGGAAAGCGATTTACCCTTTTTGCAATCGCAGCGTTCCTACTTGGCCGTCCGATTGGAGTTGAAAAGTGAAGAATCCTGTGAAGATATTGCCATCATCAAAATTCCTTCGGAAAAGCTCTCGCGATTTTTCATTTTGCCAAATCAGAACCAAGATTTGACAAAGACGCGAATTATACTCTTAGATGATGTTATTCGCGTTTCCCTAACCGATATATTCCCGCAATATATTGTTCGTGGCGCCTATGCCATTAAGGTCACACGCGACGCCGATGTTGATATTGAGGACGAGCATAGTGGAAACTTGTATCAAAAAATAAAATCGCAAGTCCGTTACCGGAAAATCGGGAAAGCCTCTCGAATGCTTTTCGATGCTGAAATGCCAAAGCGCATGCAAAAAGCTTTACGGGATGTCTTTTCAATTCGCAAAGAAGAGTGGGTGCAAGGTGGCCGATATCATAACTTCGGTGACTTCTTAAATTTCCCGACTTTAGGGAAAGATGAACTTCAGGAGCCGCCACTCGCGCCGCTGCCACACCCTTTAGAAACTGCTGAAAGCATCTTTAAGTCGATTCAACTTCAAGATTATTTAATTCACTATCCCTATCAAACCTTTGATGCTCTCCTTCGCTTAATGAATGAAGCTGCGATAGACCCGCAAGTGAAAAAAATCTCGATCACACTTTATCGTGTGGCAACTCAATCAAAAGTCGTTGAAGCGTTGATTCACGCAGCGAGAAACGGGAAAAAAGTGGTTGCGTTTCTTGAACTCAAAGCCCGGTTTAATGAAGAATCCAATTTCTATTGGGCAAGCGAATTGGAGCGTGCCGGCGCAACGGTGCTATATTCAATACCGGGAATTAAAGTTCATGCAAAAATTCTGCTCATTGAACGCGAAGAATCACAAATCGTAAATTATGCCTACATCAGTACCGGAAATTTTAATGAAAAAACAGCGAAGATTTATACCGACCACGCCCTTTTTACCGCGAAAAGGGAAATCACAGACGATATTTCGCGGGTATTTAGACAAATCGAAACGCCAAAAAGATCGGTGGCTTTTGAAAAATTAATGGTCGCCCCACACGGATTGCGAGATAATCTGTATGAATTGATTCAAGAAGAAATTAACGCTGCAAAAAAAGGCAAAAAGGCGGAAATTATCATCAAAATGAATAGTCTTGAAGACCGTGAAATGGCAAAAATGCTTATCAAGGCCGCAGGAAAGGGAGTAAGTGTAAAATTAATTATCCGAGGAATTTGTATAATCCCTCCATCGCAACATCCAAACTTGAAGATGATTTCAATTATCGACCGCTTTTTGGAGCACGGAAGAATTTATTATTTCTATCAAGGAGGGAAAAGGAGCGTGTGGATTGCATCAGCCGATTTTATGACACGAAATCTTTCTCGACGAATCGAAGTGGCCGTACCGATTGAAGAAGCAGGATTAAAATCTCAACTGATAGAGAACCTTTCCGACTTTTTTCGTTGTACCGAAAAAAGGCGGTGGCTATGCAAAAACCAAATTGATGAAAAAGAAGAAAGAGAGCTTGTAAAAAGTAGAGCCCAACTGGAAATTTACTCTCGGTTAAATGAAGAGTCGAAGAGAAATTGAAATGGAAATAAGAAAAAGTGAGATAGAATTCCAATTTCAATTTGAAAAGCAATGCTAAATAATTAATCTTCATAGAAGGAGAAAAAATAATATTTCAAAAAAAAGGGAATTCATTATTTGAAAACGAGAGATCGTAAAAACTAAATTCTCAATTTTCTCATCAATCTATATCTATCACAAAATATTCCTATGAAAATCCTCTGTCTCATTTTTGTATTTCTACTTTTCATAAGCAATTCAATATTTGCACAAAGCCCTGTGGAAACCAACCCCGAAACTTGGAAAACCGCACAAGATGTGCTCTTGTTCGAAAAGTTGTTTCAAGAACGGGTTGCGGCGTTTGAAGAAAATCCGATGCATGAAGTGCACTACACCAAAGAAAGAACCACCTTTTTTGTGAATTGGATAGAGAAATGTCCGTATATGATCATTATCGACGGTCGGCTTTTACAGCCATTTATGGAAGACTCTGAAAACCAAGTCAATCGAATTCTTATTCGAGCGTATATGGGCGGGAAAACGGTTTACTTTTCCCAAATTAAGGAAAATGTGGATGAGCATCTTGCCAATATGGCAGGAATGGAAAGCATTGTGCGGGTATATCGAGCCCTAAAAAAGAAAGCCCCGACCGTTCGAAACCTTTATGCAGAAAAAATTTTGAAGTATGACGAAGAAAAAAAACTGGATGAGTACATTTCAGAAATGGAAAAAATCCAATAGCAATTAAAAAAAACGAAGGGAGAGAATAACAATGAATCAAGCGGAACTTGCCTATAAGGATTATCAACAGAATTATAATCGAATCGTCGAAAAGTGGCATCAGGCAAGAACAACCCTACCCGCTATGGATAAACTTCTTTTCGACGAATTCCTTGCTCAACTTCCTAAATCTGCGGCAATCCTTGACTTAGGATGCGGGACCGGAATTCCAATCGCAAAAAAACTCGCTGAAAGAGGTCATCGACTTACGTTGGTTGATTGTTCGGAATCACAGTTAGCCATCGCAAAAAAGATTCTTCCAAAAGCCACTTTTGTTTGTGCGCCAATGGAATCCTATGAAATCAGTTCACAGTATCACGGCATTGTAATTTGGGATTCGCTTTTTCATTTGCCAAGGCATACCCACGAAAGCATTTTACGCCGAGCATTTCTGCATTTGGAAAAGGGCGGAATTGTGTTGATCACAAGTGGCGGAAGTAAAGAAGACCTTGAGCCCTTTACCGATGAAATGTTCGGGGAAATCTTTTATTATGATTCACATCCGATTCCCTCCTTCATTGAATTGGTGCAGTCCATTGGGTTTGAACCTATTGTGCAAGCCTTATTAAATAAGCCGGATGGTGAAAAAGATAAAGGAAGAGTAGGGCTAATCCTCAAAAAATCATCATAAAAGAATGGAAATCAGATCGAAGAAAAATGAAAATGTCAAGTTCATTCTTTCAGCCGAAATTATTCTTAATCTTATTACTGAATTCAGCTTGCGCCCCGCAAATACCCTCAGAAAACAAAGCGATTCCGGTTGAACCCAAAAAAATACCAACATCTGAAATGCATCCTCAAAAGTCTAAACTAAAGTGGAGAGAGGTTTTGTATGAAGCCCCGTGGCCAAAGAGTTATAATTTTCAAATGTTCAGTTTTCGAGAGTCGCTTTGGGTGTTTCATCCTCGTGGAACTTGGAAGAGCAAAGATGGAAAAGTGTGGTTGAAATCCCCCCTTGATAACAGCCTCGGCAATCTTGCCTTTTTAGATTATGTGACTTTTGGCGAAAGTATCTTAGGTTTAGGGCATTTTACCGGCAATATTGAGCAGTTTCAGTTTACCCCAAAAATTACCCGTACAAAAGACGGCGCAACTTGGGAGACTCTTTCGGAAAAAAGTACTCTGCCGGAACGCTTTTTTTATCACCCCATCGAATTCAAAAATAAACTATGGATTTTTGGTGGGGAAACTGCCTCGGGAGAAGTGAGCGGCA is part of the Chloroherpetonaceae bacterium genome and harbors:
- the ppk1 gene encoding polyphosphate kinase 1, encoding MARFISRDLSWLAFNARVLEEARDQTVPLLDRLKFLAIFSLNLDEFYSVRIAALKQQVEQLKREKGEDEPQEILLRLHQEINRLQEQFGSCYRDQILPELKKNGIEIISEAALTEEEGNFVRDYFKSTVIGELGQIYILGESDLPFLQSQRSYLAVRLELKSEESCEDIAIIKIPSEKLSRFFILPNQNQDLTKTRIILLDDVIRVSLTDIFPQYIVRGAYAIKVTRDADVDIEDEHSGNLYQKIKSQVRYRKIGKASRMLFDAEMPKRMQKALRDVFSIRKEEWVQGGRYHNFGDFLNFPTLGKDELQEPPLAPLPHPLETAESIFKSIQLQDYLIHYPYQTFDALLRLMNEAAIDPQVKKISITLYRVATQSKVVEALIHAARNGKKVVAFLELKARFNEESNFYWASELERAGATVLYSIPGIKVHAKILLIEREESQIVNYAYISTGNFNEKTAKIYTDHALFTAKREITDDISRVFRQIETPKRSVAFEKLMVAPHGLRDNLYELIQEEINAAKKGKKAEIIIKMNSLEDREMAKMLIKAAGKGVSVKLIIRGICIIPPSQHPNLKMISIIDRFLEHGRIYYFYQGGKRSVWIASADFMTRNLSRRIEVAVPIEEAGLKSQLIENLSDFFRCTEKRRWLCKNQIDEKEERELVKSRAQLEIYSRLNEESKRN
- a CDS encoding class I SAM-dependent methyltransferase; translated protein: MNQAELAYKDYQQNYNRIVEKWHQARTTLPAMDKLLFDEFLAQLPKSAAILDLGCGTGIPIAKKLAERGHRLTLVDCSESQLAIAKKILPKATFVCAPMESYEISSQYHGIVIWDSLFHLPRHTHESILRRAFLHLEKGGIVLITSGGSKEDLEPFTDEMFGEIFYYDSHPIPSFIELVQSIGFEPIVQALLNKPDGEKDKGRVGLILKKSS